A region from the Salvia splendens isolate huo1 chromosome 15, SspV2, whole genome shotgun sequence genome encodes:
- the LOC121768926 gene encoding cellulose synthase-like protein G3: MESRKAEWFKPFPRRIPNRVFATLYSAAILALFYRHATATTHHGFFISTWMVAADITLAFTWLNSQAFRINPVASRPHPFPEGLIPPALDIFICTADASKEPPLRVAATALSALAYDYPPEKLSVYVSDDGASELTLFALMEAARFGKVWLPFCKENRIKLRCPQAFFGSASVTFDSQTLKIKELYEDMKRRVEDIVEKGYVGDEYKTKVFSGWGKDFTSLDHPSVVEVLLQSDEDIDVASCSMPNLVYVSRQKRRTSTHHFKAGALNALLRVSATLTNAPIILTLDCDMISNDPSTPQNILCYFLDKSVSPNLGYVQFPVRFHGINKRDTYGSEMKRAFHINPEGMNGLAGPDYFGTGTFFNRRAFYGGPSSMFGPREPDHLVKSHINDQAVLELARDVTTCDYEKDTNWGSKIGFRYGSLVEDYYTGYMLHCEGWKSVFCNPTRPAFLAEMPIALHDVVAQTKRWNVGLLEVALSKHSPLTFGRKYMGSFMAHCYSYYAFGPFWSIPIMFYAFIPQITMLNNISIFPKASNPWFFLNMFLFLGAYGQDLIEFISVRKWWNDQRMWLVRGLSSDLFGTLEYISNQLGIGGRSFNVTNKVDDEEMRKRYNEGMFEFGVSSPMFVPLSTAAIINLVAFLGGVLQFLKGRGLEEMLGQMVVTSMGVANSLPIYEAMVLRSDGGRMPTKITIISLVLASFLFLVIYSIVNI; this comes from the exons ATGGAAAGTAGAAAAGCAGAGTGGTTCAAACCCTTCCCCCGCCGTATCCCTAACCGGGTATTCGCAACGCTCTATTCCGCCGCCATCTTGGCCCTATTCTACCGGCATGCAACCGCAACCACCCACCACGGCTTCTTCATATCCACGTGGATGGTTGCTGCCGACATCACCTTGGCTTTCACGTGGCTAAATTCACAGGCTTTCCGCATCAACCCCGTTGCCTCTCGGCCTCACCCCTTCCCCGAAGGCCTAATCCCGCCCGCGCTCGACATCTTCATATGCACTGCCGACGCCTCCAAGGAGCCTCCTCTCCGGGTCGCCGCCACCGCCCTGTCGGCCCTGGCCTACGATTATCCGCCGGAGAAGCTCTCGGTGTATGTCTCCGACGACGGAGCTTCGGAGCTGACTTTGTTTGCTTTGATGGAAGCTGCCCGGTTCGGGAAGGTGTGGCTGCCGTTTTGCAAGGAGAATCGGATCAAGCTGCGCTGCCCACAAGCCTTTTTCGGGTCGGCTAGTGTTACCTTTGACTCTCAGACTTTGAAGATTAAG GAGCTATACGAAGATATGAAAAGAAGAGTAGAAGATATAGTTGAGAAAGGATATGTTGGAGATGAATACAAAACCAAAGTTTTTAGCGGATGGGGAAAAGATTTCACTTCCCTCGATCATCCTTCTGTTGTTGAG GTTCTTCTACAAAGTGATGAAGACATAGATGTTGCAAGCTGTTCCATGCCTAATCTCGTCTACGTATCCCGGCAGAAGAGACGAACATCAACCCATCATTTCAAAGCCGGAGCTCTCAATGCTCTA cTACGGGTATCAGCAACATTGACAAATGCTCCAATAATCTTGACCTTGGACTGCGACATGATATCCAACGATCCATCCACACCCCAAAACATTTTGTGCTACTTCTTGGACAAATCAGTTAGTCCTAACTTAGGATATGTTCAGTTTCCTGTCCGATTTCATGGGATCAACAAAAGAGATACTTATGGTTCTGAGATGAAGCGCGCTTTTCACATCAACCCTGAGGGAATGAATGGGCTTGCGGGCCCCGACTACTTTGGCACTGGCACATTCTTCAACCGGAGAGCCTTCTATGGTGGCCCATCTTCCATGTTCGGGCCGAGAGAACCCGATCATCTTGTCAAGAGCCACATCAATGATCAAGCTGTTTTAGAGCTAGCTCGTGATGTTACTACATGTGACTATGAGAAGGACACCAACTGGGGCTCCAAG atAGGGTTTCGATATGGGTCATTGGTGGAGGACTACTACACTGGCTATATGCTACATTGTGAGGGATGGAAGTCTGTATTTTGCAACCCGACAAGGCCGGCATTTCTGGCTGAGATGCCGATTGCCTTGCACGACGTCGTAGCTCAAACTAAACGATGGAATGTTGGCCTTCTTGAAGTGGCTCTTTCGAAGCATAGCCCCTTGACTTTCGGAAGAAAATACATGGGCTCATTCATGGCTCATTGTTACTCTTACTATGCTTTTGGACCCTTTTGGTCAATTCCCATCATGTTCTATGCCTTCATTCCTCAAATAACCATGCTCAACAACATCTCCATCTTCCCCAAG GCCTCAAATCCATGGTTTTTCTTGAATATGTTCCTATTTCTTGGTGCTTATGGACAAGACTTGATAGAGTTCATTTCGGTTCGAAAATGGTGGAATGATCAAAGAATGTGGCTGGTAAGGGGACTTTCTTCCGACCTTTTTGGAACATTAGAATATATAAGCAATCAGTTAGGCATTGGTGGAAGATCATTCAACGTGACAAACAAAGTAGATGATGAGGAGATGAGGAAACGGTACAATGAGGGGATGTTCGAATTTGGGGTTTCGTCTCCCATGTTTGTGCCGTTATCAACGGCTGCTATCATAAATCTAGTGGCGTTTTTGGGGGGAGTCTTACAGTTTCTCAAAGGTAGAGGTTTGGAGGAGATGTTGGGTCAAATGGTAGTGACGAGTATGGGCGTTGCGAATAGCTTGCCAATTTATGAAGCCATGGTGTTGAGAAGTGATGGTGGAAGAATGCCTACCAAGATTACCATCATTTcacttgttcttgcatcatttcTGTTTCTTGTCATTTATTCCATTGTCAACATCTGA